The Phycisphaeraceae bacterium genome segment ACGGACCGTCCCCTGTGGGTCACCAGCACGGAGGCAACGCCATGTCCCTGAATGAACTCGCCGCAGCGGCTTGTGAACTCCGCGATGTGCTCAGACGGCATGAGATGTCCAACCTGACGATCGCAAGCCACGACCACCCCGCTCTCCAACTGGCGAACGCCCTCGCCGACCTCGACCTCTCGGCACGGAATCGACGTTTTCTTCCATGCGATGGAGCCCGCCGCCCGGCGCGGTGTACACCGCGCAATCCGCCGAAATCGAGCCAAAACCGCGCCAAGGAGTAAAACCCTTGCAATCCACAAACCCACACGTTATAGTGGTTTGCGCGTTCTGGACGTCGGCCTGGACGGAATGGCATGCAAGAGGTCGCCGGTTCGACCCCGGTCAGCTCCACTTCCATCATCGATACCGGGTACGACCAGGCGATCGTGACGATCACCGATGCACTGACGAAGAAGCGCCGCGACTTCCGGCTCGGCTCCCGCATCGACCCCGAGATGAACATCGACCGGGACGGCGATGTGGACTCGATGATCACCGACGATGGGGCAGGTGCTTCCCGCGACACGCCTGTCCCGTTGGTCACCCCCCGCTCTCCCCTTCCGCGATCGCCAGCGGCTTCTCCAGCGACGGCTTCCTGCGGCTCATGCGGTACTGCACGCTCAGCATCAGCATGGCGCCGGTCACGGCCACGCACCCGCCCACCCATTGCCAGGGAGTGAGCACTTCGCTGAAGAGGGCCAGCGAGCCGATCGCTACCAGGAATGGCTGCAGTTGCAGCACGCCCGCCGTCACCGCCACGCCCAGCCGGGCGATGGCGATGTAGTAGAACACGTGCCCGATGGCGATGCCGATCAGCGCCGACACCAGCAGCACCAGGAATCCGTCCGCCCCCAGCGCGAAGACGCTCCACCCCGCCTCCACGCCCAGGAAGAGCATCAGCGCCACCAGGGCGGCGGCGGTGTACTGGCAGATCGCGGCGAAGGCGATCACGGGGTTGATGCCGTCCATGTACTTGCGCACGGCCAATCCATAGCAGGCGAAGAGCAGCCCGCTGAGAATCGCCAGCGTGACGCCTTCGAGGTGAGCCGCCCGCGTGCCGCGCTCGACCCCGGTGGCGGAGGCGGCTTCCACCGTTGCGGCAAGGGTCCGCACGGCGTCACCGTTCCCATCGTTCGCGCCGTCGAGCGCGATCACGGCGATCATTCCCGCCACGAGCAATCCCGCGCCCAGCAGGTAACTGCGGGTGCGGATGATCGCCCGTTCCTTCGGAAACAGCAGCCACGCGCCGATGGCCACGAACAGCAGCTGGCTGCGCAGGCCGAACGTCAGCAGACCGGGGTCGATGCGGTAGTGCGCCCAGGTGAAGCACACCTGTCCCGCCGCGTTGACCGCGCTGGGGATGAGCGCGGCCCGCCACAGACCGGGCGGCAGAGCCCGCTTGAATGCCACGACGATCAGAACGGGCAGCCACACCAGCGCGCTGAAGCCGTAGCGCCAGCCGTTGCTGGTCCAGAAGTCGATCGACTCGGCGAAATGCCGCAGGAACAGAGGCACGCTCGACCAGCCGACCAGCGTCAGCACCACGGTGATGACGCCGAGGGCGAGCGAGGGCGGCGCGTTGGCGGGACGTGACATGGGTCCGTGATGAAAGCCGGTCAGACGGGGAAGTCGATGGGGCCAGTGGGAGGCGTGGGTCTGAGGACTGAGGGTGGCAGGTGGGACGCCGGCCCCGCTGGCGCCGGCCTCACCGGAGTTTCCAAATGGCTCAGTCCCCGGTGCTCAGGGCCGGCGCCCAGTACCCAGGCCTGACGCCCCCACTCAACGAACAAGGCCCGCGTCATCCGACGCGGGCCTGTCGCCAATGGAGCAGATGAGGCTCGAACTCACAACCTCCGCATTGCGAACGCGGCGCTCTCCCAATTGAGCTACTGCCCCGCTGAAACCAGCATCATCGGCCCGTGGCGGCGGTTCCGATGAGTTCCTGATGCTAGGCGGGAGTGGTTCGAGGGGCTACCGCGCCCAAGGGCTGTGAGGGCGGGCTCCTTGACTTCCCCTCGTTTGACTGATTTACTGCCACCCTGTGAGGTCGCCCGAGTCGGCAGGCACGGGCGGTTGCTGTGTTTCGTTTCGTGAACAGTGAGGACAGTCGCGCATGGCCAGGTACTTGGGGCCGAAGGTCAAGCTTTCCCGTCGCGTCGGCGTGCCGATCATGGACGTGCCGAAGCACACCGCCAAGCGTCAGTTGACGCCTCCGGGGGTGCATGGTTTCCGCGGTCGAAGGCCCAAGGACTTCGGCATCCGCCTGACCGAGAAGCAGAAGCTCCGGTATCACTACAACGTGCTGGAGCGTCAGTTCCGCAAGTACATGGCCGCCGCCGCCCGCTCCAAGGGCAACACCGGCGAGCGTCTGCTGCAGCTGCTGGAGCGCCGTCTGGACAACGTCATCCGGCGCGCGGGTCTGACGCGCACGATCTGGGCCGCCCGTCAACTGGTGGTGCACGGCCACGTGCTGGTGAACGGACGCAAGGTCGATCGCCCCAGTTACAGCGTCGAGGTGGGCGACGTGGTGACGGTGAAGCCCAAGGTCGAGAAGCTGGTGCGTGAGAACATGGAGTCGATGGCTGGACACATCGTGCCCGGCTGGATCGACTTCAACCCCGCCGAGCTGACCACCCGGGTGATCGCCATGCCCACGTCGGACCAGATTCCGTTCGAGGTGAACACCAACCTCATCATCGAGTTCTACCGGTAATCCGCCCTGGTCTCCGCGGCGGGCTGGTCCCCGGCGGGGGTTGATGGCGGACTCCGGCGCCCGACACGCCGCCATGATTCGACTCTTCCGCAAGTACAAGAAGGTGATCATTCTGGTCGGCCTGCCGATCCTGCTGATCATCTTTCTGATTCCCGGCGCGATTCACGAGATCGGCAACTACACCGCCCGCCAGGGGCGTACGGTGGCTTCGTTCACCGCGCTGACGGGCGAACGGGTCACGGTCAACGCCGCCCGGTATGAGGAAGCCCAGCGCGATGTGGCGGTGCTGATGAAGGGGCTGCCGATCCCGCCCAGCTACCTGCTGCAGATCGGGCTGGTCGATCGTCCCGAGCACTGGCTGCTTCTGCTCCATGAGGCGCGGGCGCACGGGCTGCAGGGCGGTCCGGACGACGCCCGCATCGCCGCTGAGCAGCTTGCCGAGCAGATGGCCGGATTCACCAACGCCGAGAAGCCCGTGCCGTGGGAGGACATGGTGCGTCAGCTGGCCAACGGCGCGGGGGTCAACGGCGCCGCGGTGATGGAGGCGCTGACCAATGCCCGGGCGGTTCGACGCCTGCTCGAGTTGTACGTCGGCTCCAGCCGCCTGTCGGACCGTCGGATCAAGCAGACGGCGGAGCGCATCCTGCAGGGCATCGACGCCCGCATCGCGGTGGTCGCCGCCGACCCGTCCAGGGAGACGGACCTGCCGGAGCCGACCGAAGAGCATCTCCAGGCCCACTTCGAGAAGTACCGTGACGTGGAGCCCGGCTCCGGTGAACAGGGCTTCGGCTACCGGCTGCCCAATCGCGT includes the following:
- the rpsD gene encoding 30S ribosomal protein S4, translating into MARYLGPKVKLSRRVGVPIMDVPKHTAKRQLTPPGVHGFRGRRPKDFGIRLTEKQKLRYHYNVLERQFRKYMAAAARSKGNTGERLLQLLERRLDNVIRRAGLTRTIWAARQLVVHGHVLVNGRKVDRPSYSVEVGDVVTVKPKVEKLVRENMESMAGHIVPGWIDFNPAELTTRVIAMPTSDQIPFEVNTNLIIEFYR
- a CDS encoding DMT family transporter — translated: MSRPANAPPSLALGVITVVLTLVGWSSVPLFLRHFAESIDFWTSNGWRYGFSALVWLPVLIVVAFKRALPPGLWRAALIPSAVNAAGQVCFTWAHYRIDPGLLTFGLRSQLLFVAIGAWLLFPKERAIIRTRSYLLGAGLLVAGMIAVIALDGANDGNGDAVRTLAATVEAASATGVERGTRAAHLEGVTLAILSGLLFACYGLAVRKYMDGINPVIAFAAICQYTAAALVALMLFLGVEAGWSVFALGADGFLVLLVSALIGIAIGHVFYYIAIARLGVAVTAGVLQLQPFLVAIGSLALFSEVLTPWQWVGGCVAVTGAMLMLSVQYRMSRRKPSLEKPLAIAEGESGG